The genomic stretch TGTCCTCTTCCGAGCTGCTGGTCTTCAAGGAGTTGGCGAAGGGCCGTGGCCTGCTCCCCCTCGCCCTCCGGATGCTCTTCAGCAGCTCTGCACTGCAGGCACAGGGCCAACCGCGGTTAGCTTTCACGGCCACATCTCACCACATAAGCATAATTAAGATTAAATGCtaggattttaaaaaatcctcaTCTAAATGAGGGGTGTACTGAAAATGGAACTTCATAAAAATGTGTGCAGCCAAGGATAGCAATACCATCTTTGGTTTCTGGATGTAGGGGAACGTATTCAGTTACTTAATCCCTTCAAAATGATTAAGATTATTTCAACAGCTTTCACAAGTCACCCATATGGTCCTTTAGATGAAGCATTACACAGATGTAACTTTGTTTCCATAGAAGGTTTCTGTCATTATCCTAGCAAACAGCCTGAAATAATAGCTTTGCTGACAAGTGAAGTCTATAAGCTTAAGATTAGAGGTAATGTCATATGCATGAGTCAATATCAAAACTATGAATTTTAAAGATTATTTCCATCAGACTGTCGAACCAGAGTAAAGCTTTTAATTTGTCCACAAAGTAGATGGTGAATCTGCCAAAATGAATCTGGCATATACATGGACAGACTCGGGCGCCTTCCTCTACAAGTAACATCCCCtgacacaaattaaattaacctGATGTCCAAGCTAATTTGGGGGCCATTTCTCCATCCAGCACCGATCATAACAATTCACTGGTGCCTCTACACATCTATCAATGGCCGGCCGTTATGGTGGTGTCTAATGGGTCAGGTGGGAGATCCTATGACTGTGGTAGAAAATTTGAAATATGCTGTTCAAGTGTAATGCATTAGTATTAGCGCCCTGGGATGTACGCATGAAGAACACTATATAAGAGCTTATTGTATTGCATTGTGGCCGGTTCTGGAGGAGCTGTGTGAAGGTTACCTGTAATTGGAAGTTATGAGCAGACGGCATTGGTCTCTGTTGTCATTGAGCTCGGTGCGCATGCGGAAGGTTACCCCCTTGAAGTTGGGGTCACAGAGATCAGCACTTCGGGTTGGGTGGCTCTGCTTCCTGGGCCTCCTGGCTTGCCATCTCACATCCGAGGCAGGGCGATTAGTCTTAAGCTTTAGTTGCTCTTCATCTACATTCCCCACATAGCTGTCATGAGACTTGGACAGAAGGGCTAATGAACCCTCCTGAGAGACTGTGTTTTGTGCCACAGATTCACAGTTTGAATTGTCAGACGTGGCTTGGGGACCACTCTGAGATTGGACGTCCTGAGGAGGGTCAACAAAGGGAATTGCATTTGAGTTACAGTCCATTTTCACACCTGGATCTGAAACTAGGCTCGCACCAAGAGCAgaggtgcaaaatgcactgGATGAGCGTACCAATTCATCAGTGTTCGCTGAGAAACTGGACTCAGGTAGCACACTTTTCTGACGGACCACGGATCCAAGTATGTTCGTGTCTGGTTCCGACTGAGGTGCACAATGACTGCCACACAAATCATGTCCTTTTCCATCTGAGTTTGACCCCAGTGCTGTTTCTCTTCTTCCATCTAGAGGCCAATCCTCATTGTCTTTGCTTAAAAAAGAGTTTCTGGAATGGTGTGTGCCTGCAACCTGAATTGAGCCAATAGCCTGGTCACCTCCCCCACGTGCATTAATAGCACAGCCAAATCTATCTGTAATTACAGTGACCTGTGCCTGAACCTGACTACCTCGAGCCATGTATTTATTGCACTGTACAGATTCAGTTTCACCTAAGTTTGCGCCACATTTCTTCGTAAACCCTGCTTTGTTTTCACTGGAACAGGACCCCACAGCTTGACCTAACCCCTCAGTGATATTCTGTGGGTTAGCAGGGCTGGCATCACCCTCATTACAATTCGAAGGCCCCCTACTGTGTCTGGATTTTGAGTCCCCCGTAGCTGACGGCTTGTCCTCAAAAACAGGGGCAGCTGccagcctctctgcctctccttcctccccaTTCTCCGGATGAAGAAGCCTCTCACACTGCAGGTTGATCAGACTCATAACCTCCCAAGGGCTGCTGCCTAGCTCAGTTGGCAGAAGGGAGGAGTGGCCTTCGAAGCTATGCTGGGGATCTGTGAAATGTGCACTGTGGTTACTAAAAGGACTGGTAGAGGTAGACCCTAAGGGAGAATTGTACCGCATGTGCTGTTCACTCCATTCTCCAGACCAAATCCCATCCATAACCATGGAATCTGGGCAGTCCTGCCTGGCTTCAGGCAATGCAAGCTTGGTGGCTTCCTGGAGAAGGTAAAGAATGGCAGACTGGGGCACCTGAGCGTTCTTGACATCAAatacctctctgttcccctggGTGCGGGCAGCTGGGATCCTTGAGTCTACGCTCATTTTTTCGGCACCTGTTCATtagcaatgaaaataaaattaacttgGGCCCTCTTCTTGTTCCACAGTTGCTACAGGCAGCATACAGTAACTTATAGAAGCCACGTATACAAGTAAGGGGCATGATTACATAAAATTAATATGCAACAAAAATAGGGAACTTTCTGACGTAGACGTTACAATATATGTTCATCTCTGGTAGGGTAACTTAGAGTAGTATCTAACGAAACAAAAGACAATAACAAATACTTAACATATAGGAAAGACGTCGCATATATGTGAAATACTAGCCTTACTAGGAATAGTGTAGGCTACTTACGGTCcgcttaactttttttttttgtctgggcGTTAGGAACACCCACTGACAATTACAAATACAGATACATGCGTAGCAGAGACATTTATCATTAAAATGTATCAAGGATAATTCGACATAACTTGGCAATGACACTTTGTTGAAAATAAGATACTACCCCGCTTCGTTGTATCAAATAACTCAGAAAAATGTAACAATTCCTTTCAACGACGGAATATGTCACTGTGATCACCAACGATCTCGAGCTCGGCTCCCAGACATGGAGCGCGTGGACATGTGTATCTCGAGACattgacctagcaatgcatctCAAAATCCAAGTATGGATGGCATCCGTCATAACAGCACCATGGTGAAAATGTGGAACTTTATTTTCCACACTTAATTTGAGTCCATTACTTGAATAACATAATTACAAAACGCTataacaatattatttattttcctataCTGTCATTGATATTCACTCTGCCCATTATGTCATAATCATAATCTTAAATTGTAAACTTCTGAGTGTCCTGGCTGTATGCTACGTCTAGTTTGCTAACAGTTAACCAAGGATGCTATCAGCTAAGTGGTTACAGAACGAGCTACAGAGCACAGCTATATTAGGCTAGTTATAATCCTAGCAAATAGAAGGCAGCGTTGCTAGCCAACTCTTGCGCTGGTGTTGCTTGCATCTGATCACAAAATAGTCTGCCCTGCATTCACCTGAACAATGCTATTGCCTTGTTTAGTTACATGCTGAAACTGAAAAGCATGCAACTTCAAATCGGATTGTCGGTTAAGATCGCTGCTGTTTGATTTGGTGGCTCGACACCATATACTATTTTGCTTTAGTTTTTTGGGGGTAAGTAGGTTTATAAGCtcacatacattttcataacGGAGCGCACATTTCTTTCTGCGTTTTATCAACTTGAGAAACGCAGAATACCTGTGTTCGACATCGGTAGATTTTCGAAACTTAACCGTTTTGCCAAGCAATGCACGGTTACTGAGCATAGGCTACTTCTCATCAACCTGAGTCCGCCACACAATTTCCACAGCGCTCATCGTCTAAATTGTGTGTGACGTAATTTTGACATACCTCCAGTTTTGCTTCACTGACGCAAATGAAAGGCTAAAGCATGTGTTCAGAGTCGCGTTTTCTGGGTTGGttgtatataatttttttaatggatgccCGTATTTGTAGGAAACGACTAACCTTGTCTTAATTATGATTATGTGGTCAACTTTTTCAATGGGAGTGGTCACTTCCACGCTGTCCCAGTCCACTCGTGAGTTCAGATTCTGTCGTTAATATATAATCTGTGTACATTTTATATAGTCAACAGTTAATAACTACTGAATGGGAGAGCGTGTTATTTCTGATTTGCAATAGTCACATATCAGTTGATTATGAGATTTATTCAGTTCGTCAAAAATAAGTGGAAACATAGTTTGGCTAGATTATCTGGGTGATTTGAAAGCGTTATTTTTGctggtttttattattgtgCAACAAGGCTATGCAGATCACAGAAATTAACACTCAATGAAAGCAGTGTAGCCTACTTACCAGATCGTAGATGGCCACTTTTCAACGAAGGGGATCAACTAAAGTTTGTGATGCAAGTGTACAACAAGCAAATGTACAGGTAAGTGCAACATTGATACAACATTACGCAGGATGGGCAGATTCGACCGACAACAGGTGTCCCCAATTGTAGCTAACAATCCGTGTGTGACGTAGAGAAAACGCGCGGAGATGCACAGCATAAAAATCCATTTGAACAAGTTGCCAAGCTTTTCTCTTTAACCCGTCAGCTGCGTCTCCTCACTCAAATTAAACGGTACATTTCTAAAAATGCATCGTGCAGATTAATTGTAGGCTACCGATGATTCGCCTTCCTTTTAAATCAGGTTTTAGTAATTTTGTTGAGGCCTGATGTTGAAGGTTCAAGAGGGCCTTTGAAGATGATAAGGTTAGTCCGCAAACATTTCCCCACTTTTTACGCTTCCCGCCAGTTTAACGTTCAATAAATAGGTTATTAATTACAATTAGCTTAGGCCTATTCCGTTAGCATATTTGttgaatttcagctttcatgAGCTGGACTTAATTTTGTATGCATTTGACTTTAAATAAACCCACTAGTTCTGGAATAACCAAATGCCAACAGAGTTCTCAGTGGGGAGAAGGGCAGGGCAACACTTCTAGATGAATCGACATCATGACTACAACTTTGAGTAAAGAAATAGTTTACTTTTTCTCAAcaattttatttctgaaatgtcATTAAGATGACATTTCCATACAGTACACAATGCATTGACATGTATGTTCATTATGGTTGACACTACATTGTGAAGCCTGTGCATAGGCAAATCAGTTAGGTAAGTGTATACCCATTCTCAACcaactcactttttaaaaccaTTAATATCCCCATCAAAGGGCTTAATGAAATTGAAACTAATGCAATCCAAAGGTAGATTGACCTGAAATCTTTTGACCTACTAAACTGGATCATAGTATCTTGGAGGCTGTGCTGGGAGGTAGGGATGTCTAATTACAGCCAGTAAAATGGTTTGATGTCGCTTAAGTTTGAAAAGCTGGTCCCAAGTTTGATGAAAAGGATTTGCATGTCTTCTTTGTGCCCCATGGGGGCAGCATCATCCAATCCAGTGGATTTAATGACTTCCTAAAGTCCAGCTCTTCATAGAATTATACAACATgacaaaagaaagaatgcacctTCTACATGATCCATCAGCTGtattctttgtgtttccccAAATCCACATCATAGTCTATTAAAAATATTACCATGTTCAGGCTACGAACATCTTTTAAGGTAAAGAATTCTGACCTCATGGCATGAAAGTGATGAGATTTGCTGCTTCTCTGCTATAGGTTTGAGGCTGCAGCACCTAGAACTGGTATATATAACATGAAAAGGGACAAACCTTGGATCTAGTGTATGAAAAAGCAGCAATAAATTACATGAGTTAAGTTGTGGGGTCTGCAGTTAAGCCGGGACCTCAACTCATTGTACTGCTGTTACACGCAGGATATGTTGTAAAATCCTAATGCattttgaaagtgaaaattcTTTCTTCCCAACATGCTTATTAATAACATACTTTAACTATTTGCCATTAATTCTATTTTCAAGTAATGCCCTGGTATGGTAACTGAGCAGTTACGGAAATGTATTGAATTTAAAATTTCAGTAAAACAAATTTCTCTTCAAAGCTTGAAATTTCTATCACTAGCTTGACATGCATGGCCAAACTTGACTGTGATGTACATGTAGGCAAATTTGAATATCCCAAAAGTTTCaattaaaagcattttattaACTAAGTATTACACATTTAGGAATGCTATGATTCCCAATATAACCGTATATCTTTGGAAATTCCTGTGGTTCACTTTGTGCGTATTATGCTTAACTGTAACATGGAATGTTCCATTCAAGGAAACTAAGGATTGCTCACTGAAAAATATATCCAAGGCAGTATGttcagtggtaaccaaccctgttactggagatctaccttcctaTAGGTATCCATTTCAAcgctaatttggcacacctgacttaATTAGCAGCTCAGGAAAATCTCCAGCTGTTCAATGAGGTTTGCTTTGttgttatggttggagtgaagacctacaggataACGGATACATTTACTCCAATGAAGGTTGCTTAACATTTTCTTTGCTGATTCTCATTCACATTTGTCATGTTCCACCAATTTAGAGTTGAATGCTTAATTCAGATTCAAGGACACTATCGCTGAGCTACACTTCAGAACCAAGTCTGACTAGCTGTTCAGTTCCTTAATTCCACACTACTACATGgcaaattgaaatatttttcagcAAGCAACCCTTCATGGCTTTTAGCCTCTCAGGAACTATGCGTCCAAGCCCTGCCTCACACTTGAAAAACAGATGTATATGCCAGGTGAACTTCAGTAATGTCGCCCAAGCTTTCCTCGTTTCAGCTCGAAAGTGGCAGCCATTGAGGGTCTGTGTCCCCCTGGAAGATGGAGGACCTCTGTGTTCGGCAATGTGAGGCCATGCTCCCACCTTCCACGACCAGATTTGAGACGCCACCGCTCTCCTTCGGCATCCCCTCCTCAGTGAGGTGCGGGCACATGCCCATCCACGTAGAAGTTGCGGGTAATCCTGGGCAACGTGAACTCTATGCCCTCCATCTCACGGGTCAGGATGATCTGACAGCCCAGCCGAGAGTTCGGCTGCAGCATGGCGGCCAGGTCCAGCATATCCTCCTCCCTGTGAATCCATTATTTTACATGAGCATTAAGGCATCCGTGAACAAGCGGACTTGACATTCTGTACAATAGCTGAATATCTTGTGGTAATATTACTTGCTATAATAACTGTTCTGTTTATGTTTGAACTGACAGAACACTGTCACACTGTTCAAATACAATGCGATTGACAGGGGAGAAATGTGGGGCAAAACACAAACGTGTTCAACTGACTTGGGCTCACTTGTAATAATTGAATAATACAATACTATAGGAATGATCCACACACCCATTACCTTTCTACAGGCTCAGGCAGCTTATCACAGTAATCTTCATGAATGTATACGTGGCACGTAGAGCAGGCTAGTGAGGCTTCACAGGCTCCTGAGCAGGGAGAGAAATGGACATGGATAAAGACTGTACGAACTGCCTTTTATGGCTTTATTTGAACAAAGTACATATCACAGATTTTTTAGTTGGGATAAAGCCGGTCTGTCGACCAAGTTCCTGGCTATCAAACTATGTTGAGAGATGACCGGATTTGAACATCTTTTGTGGAAAATTAATTTTTCCTTGTGGATATATTAAGAACAtcagtggtctcaaactttgtgccatggagggctgtgtgtatgctggcttATCACAGCATCAGATATTTGTTTAATTAGGGCTGTTAGGTTTAGGTTTGTATATAAAGTGAAACGTGTTATTTGTGCTGTCtaactgttgctta from Conger conger chromosome 2, fConCon1.1, whole genome shotgun sequence encodes the following:
- the zglp1 gene encoding GATA-type zinc finger protein 1 isoform X1 is translated as MSVDSRIPAARTQGNREVFDVKNAQVPQSAILYLLQEATKLALPEARQDCPDSMVMDGIWSGEWSEQHMRYNSPLGSTSTSPFSNHSAHFTDPQHSFEGHSSLLPTELGSSPWEVMSLINLQCERLLHPENGEEGEAERLAAAPVFEDKPSATGDSKSRHSRGPSNCNEGDASPANPQNITEGLGQAVGSCSSENKAGFTKKCGANLGETESVQCNKYMARGSQVQAQVTVITDRFGCAINARGGGDQAIGSIQVAGTHHSRNSFLSKDNEDWPLDGRRETALGSNSDGKGHDLCGSHCAPQSEPDTNILGSVVRQKSVLPESSFSANTDELVRSSSAFCTSALGASLVSDPGVKMDCNSNAIPFVDPPQDVQSQSGPQATSDNSNCESVAQNTVSQEGSLALLSKSHDSYVGNVDEEQLKLKTNRPASDVRWQARRPRKQSHPTRSADLCDPNFKGVTFRMRTELNDNRDQCRLLITSNYSAELLKSIRRARGSRPRPFANSLKTSSSEEDSDSSSLCKNKMCASCNTKKTPLWRDAEDGTPLCNACGIRYKKYRVRCFQCWHIPRKEGNSDSKCCRCGDVLRLVTSQRRLTAW
- the zglp1 gene encoding GATA-type zinc finger protein 1 isoform X2: MSVDSRIPAARTQGNREVFDVKNAQVPQSAILYLLQEATKLALPEARQDCPDSMVMDGIWSGEWSEQHMRYNSPLGSTSTSPFSNHSAHFTDPQHSFEGHSSLLPTELGSSPWEVMSLINLQCERLLHPENGEEGEAERLAAAPVFEDKPSATGDSKSRHSRGPSNCNEGDASPANPQNITEGLGQAVGSCSSENKAGFTKKCGANLGETESVQCNKYMARGSQVQAQVTVITDRFGCAINARGGGDQAIGSIQVAGTHHSRNSFLSKDNEDWPLDGRRETALGSNSDGKGHDLCGSHCAPQSEPDTNILGSVVRQKSVLPESSFSANTDELVRSSSAFCTSALGASLVSDPGVKMDCNSNAIPFVDPPQDVQSQSGPQATSDNSNCESVAQNTVSQEGSLALLSKSHDSYVGNVDEEQLKLKTNRPASDVRWQARRPRKQSHPTRSADLCDPNFKGVTFRMRTELNDNRDQCRLLITSNYSAELLKSIRRARGSRPRPFANSLKTSSSEEDSDSSSLCKNKMCASCNTKKTPLWRDAEDGTPLCNACGIRHLADALIQSDVQQIIIKIGMCT
- the zglp1 gene encoding GATA-type zinc finger protein 1 isoform X4, which codes for MSLINLQCERLLHPENGEEGEAERLAAAPVFEDKPSATGDSKSRHSRGPSNCNEGDASPANPQNITEGLGQAVGSCSSENKAGFTKKCGANLGETESVQCNKYMARGSQVQAQVTVITDRFGCAINARGGGDQAIGSIQVAGTHHSRNSFLSKDNEDWPLDGRRETALGSNSDGKGHDLCGSHCAPQSEPDTNILGSVVRQKSVLPESSFSANTDELVRSSSAFCTSALGASLVSDPGVKMDCNSNAIPFVDPPQDVQSQSGPQATSDNSNCESVAQNTVSQEGSLALLSKSHDSYVGNVDEEQLKLKTNRPASDVRWQARRPRKQSHPTRSADLCDPNFKGVTFRMRTELNDNRDQCRLLITSNYSAELLKSIRRARGSRPRPFANSLKTSSSEEDSDSSSLCKNKMCASCNTKKTPLWRDAEDGTPLCNACGIRYKKYRVRCFQCWHIPRKEGNSDSKCCRCGDVLRLVTSQRRLTAW
- the zglp1 gene encoding GATA-type zinc finger protein 1 isoform X3 translates to MSVDSRIPAARTQGNREVFDVKNAQVPQSAILYLLQEATKLALPEARQDCPDSMVMDGIWSGEWSEQHMRYNSPLGSTSTSPFSNHSAHFTDPQHSFEGHSSLLPTELGSSPWEVMSLINLQCERLLHPENGEEGEAERLAAAPVFEDKPSATGDSKSRHSRGPSNCNEGDASPANPQNITEGLGQAVGSCSSENKAGFTKKCGANLGETESVQCNKYMARGSQVQAQVTVITDRFGCAINARGGGDQAIGSIQVAGTHHSRNSFLSKDNEDWPLDGRRETALGSNSDGKGHDLCGSHCAPQSEPDTNILGSVVRQKSVLPESSFSANTDELDVQSQSGPQATSDNSNCESVAQNTVSQEGSLALLSKSHDSYVGNVDEEQLKLKTNRPASDVRWQARRPRKQSHPTRSADLCDPNFKGVTFRMRTELNDNRDQCRLLITSNYSAELLKSIRRARGSRPRPFANSLKTSSSEEDSDSSSLCKNKMCASCNTKKTPLWRDAEDGTPLCNACGIRYKKYRVRCFQCWHIPRKEGNSDSKCCRCGDVLRLVTSQRRLTAW